The following coding sequences lie in one Pungitius pungitius chromosome 18, fPunPun2.1, whole genome shotgun sequence genomic window:
- the ntrk2b gene encoding neurotrophic tyrosine kinase, receptor, type 2b, with protein MDSSAGEYGMARFGLLLVLMGLWTLGDACPASCTCSISRIVCNDSVPGIEDFPVLTLDDMENITEIYITNQNRLFDINDNSLRHYINLRNLTVTKTRLTSLSSDAFFNNTRLQYVNLRDNNLSTLSWRTFQSFNTTYPLMLSGNPLDCVCENIWIKLRLLEETDSPDLTCIDDRGAPKAFTSLSPPDCVVPKVEVTPKSVTMMQGSNVKAVCSASGSPPPEILWNLDWLSTHHEIDPSDMESSITLSDLSPDDNGKVIICSAENMVGQTEATLQLNILFAPTIQQLLGPERDHHWCIPFSVTGNPKPELQWYHENVALLEQDFMRTRIHLSTESEYHGCLQLVNPTHIHNGVYRLVAKNEYGRDEKKVSAQFIDPPYVNHTEETFYEYPTESPLPPLEDSVAVYVVVGIAGVALTGCVLMVIILKYGRNSKFGLKGSSSVISNDDDSASPLHHVSNGNNTPSSSEMGPDAVIIGMTKIPVIENPQYFRNSGSMLKSDTFVQHIKRHNIVLKRELGEGAFGKVFLAECYNLTPDQEKLHVAVKTLKEANESGRADFYREAELLTNLQHEHIVTFYGVCVESDPLIMVFEYMKHGDLNKFLRSHGPDAVLMADGQHCIQVELTQSQMLHIAQQIAAGMVYLASQHFVHRDLATRNCLVGENLLVKIGDFGMSRDVYSTDYYRVGGHTMLPIRWMPPESIMYRRFTTESDVWSLGVVLWEIFTYGKQPWYQLSNNEVIECITQGRVLQRPRTCPKEVYDLMLGCWQREPYMRLNIKEIHSMLQSLAKASPVYLDILG; from the exons ATGGACTCCAGCGCGGGGGAATATGGCATGGCTCGTTTCGGATTGCTCTTGGTTTTGATGGGGCTGTGGACACTTGGCGATGCTTGCCCCGCATCCTGCACTTGCAGCATCTCACGGATTGTTTGTAACGATTCTGTACCGGGGATCGAGGATTTCCCTGTCCTCACGTTAGATGACATGGAAAACATCACCGagat ATACATTACGAATCAAAACAGACTGTTTGACATCAACGACAACAGTCTGAGGCATTACATCAACCTGAGGAACCT AACAGTGACCAAGACGAGATTGACGTCTTTATCGTCGGATGCATTTTTCAACAATACGAGACTCCAATATGT AAATCTCAGAGACAACAACCTATCAACGCTGTCATGGAGAACATTTCAGagcttcaacacaacatacCC ACTCATGCTGTCGGGTAACCCTCTGGATTGTGTTTGTGAGAACATATGGATCAAACTGAGGCTCCTTGAAGAAACCGACAGCCCTGATCTGACATGCATAGACGACCGAGGAGCGCCGAAGGCCTTCACTAGCCTCTCCCCACCGGACTGTG tggttcccaaagtAGAGGTCACCCCGAAATCCGTGACGATGATGCAGGGGAGTAATGTCAAAGCGGTGTGCAGCGCCTCAGGCTCCCCTCCTCCAGAGATCCTGTGGAACCTCGATTGGCTCTCCACCCACCACGAG ATTGACCCTTCGGATATGGAGAGCAGCATCACCTTGTCGGACCTGTCTCCTGATGATAATGGCAAGGTGATCATATGCAGTGCTGAGAACATGGTCGGTCAGACTGAGGCTACCCTTCAACTCAATATTCTCT TTGCCCCCACCATCCAGCAGCTGCTGGGGCCCGAGCGCGACCACCACTGGTGCATCCCGTTCAGCGTGACGGGGAACCCCAAGCCGGAGCTGCAGTGGTACCACGAGAACGTGGCTCTCCTGGAGCAGGACTTCATGCGCACCAGGATCCACCTGTCCACCGAGAGCGAGTACCACGGCTGCCTGCAGCTGGTCAACCCCACGCACATCCACAACGGCGTCTACAGGCTGGTGGCCAAGAATGAGTACGGGCGGGACGAGAAGAAGGTCTCGGCGCAGTTCATCGACCCGCCTTACGTCAACCACACAG AAGAGACCTTCTACGAAT ATCCTACTG AGTCCCCGCTCCCTCCGCTCGAGGACAGCGTTGCA GTGTACGTCGTTGTGGGAATCGCGGGCGTGGCCTTGACCGGCTGCGTTCTGATGGTGATCATTCTGAAATACGGAAGAAACTCAAAGTTTGGTCTTAAAG GCTCCTCCTCAGTCATCAGCAATGACGATGACTCTGCCAGCCCTCTTCATCACGTCTCCAATGGCAACAACACCCCGTCGTCCTCGGAGATGGGTCCAGACGCGGTGATCATTGGGATGACAAAGATTCCCGTCATTGAGAACCCGCAGTACTTCCGTAACTCCGGCAGCATGCTGAAATCCGACACGT TTGTCCAGCACATCAAGAGACACAACATTGTACTGAAGCGGGAGCTGGGCGAGGGAGCCTTCGGGAAGGTGTTTCTCGCTGAGTGCTACAACCTGACCCCGGACCAGGAGAAGCTCCACGTAGCGGTGAAG ACTCTGAAGGAGGCCAACGAGAGCGGCCGGGCGGACTTCTACAGGGAGGCCGAGCTCCTCACCAACCTGCAGCACGAACACATCGTCACCTTCTACGGCGTGTGTGTGGAGAGCGACCCGCTCATCATGGTGTTTGAGTACATGAAGCACGGGGACCTGAACAAGTTCCTCAG GTCCCACGGCCCTGATGCGGTGCTAATGGCAGACGGTCAACACTGTATCCAGGTGGAGCTCACCCAGTCCCAGATGCTGCACATTGCCCAACAGATTGCGGCTGGCATGGTCTACCTGGCCTCCCAGCACTTTGTGCACAGAGACTTGGCAACCAGGAACTGCCTGGTAGGAGAAAACCTGCTGGTCAAGATAGGCGACTTTGGCATGTCCCGAGATGTTTACAGCACAGACTACTACAGA GTGGGCGGTCACACGATGCTGCCGATCCGCTGGATGCCCCCGGAGAGCATCATGTACCGGCGGTTCACCACAGAGAGTGACGTGTGGAGCCTCGGCGTGGTGCTGTGGGAGATCTTCACCTACGGCAAGCAGCCCTGGTACCAGCTGTCCAACAATGAG gtgatCGAGTGCATCACCCAGGGCCGCGTGCTGCAGCGGCCCCGGACGTGTCCCAAAGAGGTGTACGACCTGATGCTGGGCTGCTGGCAGAGGGAGCCCTACATGAGGCTCAACATCAAGGAGATCCACAGCATGCTCCAGAGCCTGGCCAAGGCCTCGCCCGTCTACCTGGACATCCTGGGCTGA
- the LOC119226290 gene encoding heterogeneous nuclear ribonucleoprotein K, translating into AVFSFFVCLRPFVSSSVTVGLTALFTFSFLFFSALIWPCFCFLPVTPCSLLGRNGSGQDPERERPGIDTIGDILLKIIPTLEEYQHYSGIDFDSELRLLIHQSLAGGIIGVKGAKIKELRENTQTTIKLFQECCPHSTDRVVLVGGKPERVIECIKVILELVSEAAIKGRAQPYDPNFYDETYDYGGFTALFEERGRRPIGGFSVRVRGGGGGFERMPPLRGTRPMPPSRRDYDDISPRRGPPPPPPPPLSRGVRGGSRARNLPLPPPPPRGGGDVFSHGSYRGGMDDRPSDRRGRGGDRYDSMSGGGYGGRGSYSDIGGPVVTTQVTIPKDLAGSIIGKGGQRIKQIRHESGASIKIDEPLEGSEDRIITITGTQDQIQNAQYLLQNSVRQYSGRFF; encoded by the exons gcagtcttttccttttttgtatgTTTGAGACCTTTCGTCAGTTCGTCCGTTACCGTCGGCCTCACTGCCTTGTTTacgttttctttcttatttttttctgctttaataTGGCCTTGCTTCTGTTTTCTGCCTGTAACGCCTTGCTCCCTTTTGGGTCGAAATGGTTCCGGTCAGGATCCTGAGCGTGAACGCCCTGGCATCGACACCATCGGAGACATCCTGCTGAAAATCATCCCCACTCTAGAGGAG TACCAGCATTACAGCGGGATTGATTTTGACTCGGAGCTTCGCCTGCTGATCCATCAGAGCTTGGCAGGGGGCATCATCGGGGTAAAAGGTGCCAAGATAAAGGAGCTGAGAGAG AACACCCAGACCACCATCAAGCTGTTCCAGGAGTGTTGCCCGCACTCCACCGACAGAGTGGTGTTGGTGGGAGGGAAGCCGGAGCGCGTCATTGAATGTATAAAGGTCATCCTGGAGCTGGTGTCCGAG GCGGCCATCAAAGGGCGGGCTCAGCCGTACGACCCCAACTTCTACGACGAGACGTACGACTACGGCGGCTTCACCGCGCTGTTCGAGGAGAGGGGCAGGCGGCCCATCGGCGGCTTCTCCGTCCGcgtgcgcggcggcggcggcggcttcgAGCGCATGCCCCCCCTGCGCGGGACCCGACCCATGCCGCCCTCCAGGAGGGACTACGACGACATAAGCCCCCGCCGcggccccccgcccccgccgccgccgccgctgagCAGAGGCGTGCGAGGGGGGAGCCGAGCGCGCAACCTGCCGctgcccccgccgccgccgcgaggAGG ggGCGACGTGTTCTCTCACGGCAGCTATCGTGGCGGCATGGACGACAGGCCGAG TGACAGAAGGGGCCGAGGAGGAGACCGCTACGACAGCATG AGTGGAGGTGGATATG GTGGCCGAGGCTCGTACAGCGACATTGGAGGCCCGGTCGTCACGACACAAGTCACCATCCCGAAAGAT CTGGCCGGCTCCATCATCGGTAAGGGCGGCCAGAGGATCAAGCAGATCCGCCACGAGTCCGGGGCGTCCATCAAGATCGACGAGCCACTAGAGGGCTCCGAGGACCgcatcatcaccatcacagGAACACAGGACCAGATCCAGAACGCGCAGTACCTGCTGCAGAACAG CGTGAGGCAGTACTCTGGTCGCTTCTTCTGA
- the LOC119226291 gene encoding guanine nucleotide-binding protein G(q) subunit alpha-like — protein MTLSSVGACCLSPEAKEARRINDEIERQLRRDKKDSRREFKLLLLGTGESGKSTFIKQMRIIHGRGYSDEDKRGFTRLVYQNIFTATQAMIQAMSALNIPYTYEQNKENASIVRGVDVERVTSLTGVYVDAIKCLWSDPGIQECYHRKREYQLSDSAKYYLNDLGRIADPAYLPTQQDVLRVRVPTTGIIEYPFDLEDVVFRMVDVGGQRSERRKWIHCFEEVTSIMFLVALSEYDQVLVESVNENRMEESMALFRTIINYKWFESSSVMLFLNKIDLLEEKIMHSHLVDYFPEYNGPQQDVKAGKEFILKMFVALNPYPKKRTYSHFTCATDTDNIRFVFQAVKDHILQINLEVYNLV, from the exons ATGACTCTGAGCTCCGTGGGGGCTTGCTGCCTCAGCCCGGAGGCCAAAGAGGCTCGCCGGATCAACGATGAGATCGAGAGGCAGCTCCGCCGGGACAAGAAGGACTCCCGGCGGGAGTTCAAGCTCCTTTTGCTCG GAACCGGCGAAAGCGGGAAGAGCACGTTCATCAAGCAGATGAGGATCATCCACGGCCGCGGGTACTCCGACGAGGACAAGAGGGGCTTCACGCGGCTCGTCTACCAGAACATCTTCACCGCCACGCAGGCCATGATCCAGGCCATGAGCGCGTTGAACATCCCCTACACGTACGAACAGAACAAG GAAAACGCCAGCATCGTCCGAGGCGTCGACGTGGAGAGGGTCACGTCTTTAACCGGCGTTTACGTGGATGCCATCAAGTGTCTGTGGAGCGACCCGGGGATCCAGGAGTGTTACCATCGCAAGAGGGAGTACCAGCTGTCCGACTCGGCCAAATA CTACCTCAACGACTTGGGGCGGATTGCCGATCCGGCTTATCTGCCGACGCAGCAGGACGTCCTGAGGGTCAGGGTGCCCACGACGGGGATCATCGAGTACCCCTTTGACCTCGAGGACGTGGTCTTCAG GATGGTGGACGTGGGCGGCCAGCGGTcggagaggaggaagtggatcCACTGTTTTGAGGAAGTCACTTCCATCATGTTCCTGGTGGCGCTCAGCGAGTACGATCAGGTCCTCGTCGAGTCAGTCAACGAG AATCGCATGGAGGAAAGCATGGCCTTGTTTCGTACAATCATAAACTACAAGTGGTTTGAGTCATCCTCGGTCATGTTATTCCTCAACAAGATCGACTTACTGGAAGAGAAGATTATGCACTCCCATCTGGTAGACTACTTCCCCGAATATAATG GTCCCCAGCAGGACGTCAAAGCAGGAAAAGAGTTCATCTTGAAGATGTTCGTCGCTCTCAATCCGTACCCGAAGAAGCGCACCTACTCCCACTTCACCTGCGCCACGGACACGGACAACATCCGCTTCGTGTTCCAAGCCGTGAAGGACCACATCTTGCAGATCAACCTGGAGGTCTACAACTTGGTTTAG